The genomic region GCAAAGAACTGGAAATGTCAATGATTGAACCAGCCTGCAAACCGAGAGCTTTTCTTCAACACGTTAGCAGTTGCAGCCGAAGCACCATCGTGCCCGCAAACCTGCACGCTAAACCGTAAGGGCAAGGTGCATTTACCCTTATAAATGGGCATTCGGTCACCCTCCAAATCTTTCTACattcaagaaaacaaaatctaTTTATTAAATCTCCAACAAGAATAAgagaaatattgaaaaattagaataaattttgaaaaaactaTCCTTTTTGTAAAAAGAAGACGAAAAGACAAAGTTTTGtgggtgttttttttttggaaattttaaTCATTGAAGACTAGCACAGCAGCGGCCGGAATCTGGGCTTGGGGCTGAGCTAGAGAGAAGaggataaaaagaaaatggaaaaaaaggaCTAAATTGCCGTCCCACCAAAACGACATAGTTTTGAGCataaaggagaagaaaaaacaggGAGAAAAAGTATATCAACATTGCTAATATTTTTTaccaaaaatttgttttaatctAACACATTAACACCATGCCAACATCAGACCCAATTGCATACAGTGTGCAAGtacaaaaataaactaaattgaCCAGTCATTAAATTGACGACACCGTTACAGTTCTCCAAATTAGATGTAGAATTACTAAAACAACAGTTGggatcaaaaattaaaaagaatttattcgTCCAGTTTGCTTTATCCTATATCATTCTCGATCTTATTTACCAAACACAACTCACCAGGCTAAGCAAAACTATTGTATCGGAAACCCTAATAACTGATTTCAATCAAGAAGGTAATGATTTCGTGAATATTTTCATTGTGTCTTAAGAGCttttcaaaaagaagaaaaaagaaaaacattgaACCCAATACAATTCTATTTGACTGTAAAAAGAAACAGGGTTCTGTTAAATAGAGAGAAAAACACCTATTTGATTGGCACTgtggaaaaaaatatattaaaaaaaaaaaaaccaaagcaCCCATTATAAGGAAAATGTTGTCAGCATCCCTCTACATATCCCAACCCTCGAACAGCCCATGCCCTTTCTTCTACagattaaaagaaacaaaaattaaaatcaaagaaaataaataatagtgTCACATTGTCTGCTGGAAAATGGTACATATGCCCCTACAGTGTTACCAGCTCTTTTGCCTCCTCTTGCAGAAACCCAAGCataattcaaggaaacaaccCTGACCAAAGAAGCCCTCATCAGCCATATACAAGCTCGCTGCCACCCAACAACCACCATTGCTAATTATAAATCTTATCTTAGATTTGAAAAAACCCTCAACGCAAACCCATTGATGGACACTGGCCACCAGAGACTCATCAACCCACTGCCAAGTTACTTTATAAGAAGTAATCGGGTGTCCTCCGGGTTACATCCGGCTCTCCTCTCCTTGGAGCAGGCTCAAACTGCAAAAACAGAATAGTTCTAAAATGTTTACTTCAACCCATGTTTTGAACATAATATATGGAAATGCAAGCATTTACATACACATACAATGAAAATATTAGCATTGTGTGAAAAGAGAACAGCTCACCTGAATGAATGTATGACCCTTGCAGTCATCAACTTCCAGGATGGAAGCCATGTTTCCACATCGATAGCAATAATTAGGTGCGCTAAATATAGTAACAACCTTTTGTTCCTGTCAAATCATCAATAACACAAATTTCGtatcaaaactcaaaaaattcTGGAAAAGGCACCAACACTGTGGAACTACTTACATGACCCCAATTGTATCCTTCCATGACCAGCTGATGAGCCCTAGCAATCAGCTTCAAGTTATTTGTATGGTTAAATTGCTCAGATATGTCCTGAAGACATCATAAAAGGTTAGCACACCAAAGGGAAGATAAAAACATATCCTTTGAccatttccaagaaaaacaggaataaaaccaaaaaaggaaGCAAAGCAAAAAATCAATACTTGGCCAAAGGTATATCCAGCACCCCTTGGAGAAATACCCCAACCACAACGATCGTCTGGGTCAGACCACAAAAGATCGCACATGGGACCCTCATGAGGGACTTCTTGAACACGATCAAAATTACGTATGTTATCCAGGGTTTCAATGGATGGAGACAACCCACCATGGAGACAGAAAATTTCAGATTCAACCTTCAAAACAGAAGAAAGTCTGCAGGTAAGAACCATTAACAAAAACCATACATCTATAGTTCACCTATAACTGATTCTGGTGTCATAAACTAACAAACTATATCAAAAGTTAGACATCAGCGGCATTAGCTGAGCTTAGCTTAGCTAGATGTTTAGTCCAACATGATCTATGCAAATTGAAGCTTCAAGTGATAAATGATGCTGCTAATAATTCTGGTAAAGATATACTAGTGACAGATGcaggaaaaaacaaaataaaaagtccTGGCAATGTTGGAAAAAATGATGAGAACAGTGTGCTAGAACTAAGGTAGTATCACTAGTTTGCTTTCGTCTCAAACCCTTTATGGTTACAGTTAAAAGTTAAGTCATTATGTGGTAAAAGAAGGCATCTTGAAAACCTACATTACTTGGATTGGGGGTAAGTGTTGGATAGAGATATGTCCTCGATACAGGTATGATCaatttttctaagtttttccttctctttggAGGGTCAGACCTCCATACTCAAATCCATCAGATATGTGTCAAACCTAGGTacttcatggaaaatgaagagtTCGAGCAACATAGTTGATAGCAAGGGATCACTTTTCAAAAGTTGTGCATCATGTTACTGAAAACACTGGAATTATAATCCATGACACCATGATAGCATGCCATACCAAGTGTCTAATTACTCACATCCAAGTAATGTCCCAATTTCAAGTAATCACAACAAAAAAACTTTACCGAAGATCATTTCAAACAACATCAAACACTAAATAACTAGATACTAACCAATGCTGTTAGTGGAAAATAGTCAAACAGATCAGTAAAGATCTTCCATACGTTGGCATTGCCATACCTGCAgataaaatagaaaacatATCTTCAAAGAAAAGAccaataacttaataaaagagaaacttcctaacccaaaaaagaaaatgaatgaacaatTAACATAGGACCAGTATATGTCAAAGAGTAACAGAGAATGTAGTTCCTGAgttatttaaaattgtttcTGCAGCCCACTTCTATTCTCAGAATAACAATTATTTATGAAGTGAATTCTGCTTCCTAGCACAAAAAACTGTAGACACCCTTTAAATTAGGCAATTGAATGAGAAATAAGCTTATTCATGGACGAGATCCAATTGCCCCAACACTAGCATTGGCATCACCTACTTCCATATTTGACATTCAAACCAGTTCATTACCTAATTGGTTCATTAAGAAAGATAACTGACATGCCACCCTAACAAATATTGCATGAAAACTTCTTTGGTTAACAAAGGAAGATCTGGCAgctattgaaaaaaatatcataaatccagatcaaaatacattttttaaaattctgaCATCAAGCCGGTCCCTATAATAATCAGttctctttattttatctatttgcAACATTAGGTTCATGAATCAAAGCTACACATGAACCACAAAATATAACCAGATTACCTTCCCAATTAATCACGATAATCAAATTGGGCCTTATGCCCACCTTTAGAAACCACATTATAAATGAAAAGAGTGAACAGGAAGGAAAGATAACAAGCAGTATTTTACAGtcaaattaaagaaaaccAGCCTCAATCTCAACTCTCAAAGTTAATGTATTTctgcattaaaaaaaaagcctaTATAGCAAGATTCTAAGATACTCACTTCCTTAGGCATTCATCATAAAACCCATACACTTGAGTAATCTGCATTCATAAACAGAAAACAATTAACAGGAAATATAAGAATCAAATGGATATAAGTAAattgcaaaagaaaattggAAAACAACGAAGACAACCAAGTTTTTCTTACATGCATTACAGCTTTTAGAAAGAACACCAACAAATCATTCCTACTTAAATAAGCTCTTACAAGAAATGTTCATAgcttaaatatatattaagaacAATCATTTAGAAACATAGCATACCTGACGGCTCTCATGATTTCCCCTCAGTATAGTTATCCGTTGGGGGTAACGCACTTTGAGGGCTACCAAGAGCTGAACAAAAGTTAATCACAAACAAATGATAAGTTGCAACCacaattaaacataattaacagCAATTAGTCAAGACCCTGCATTAATTCATAGAATGAAGAACCACCAAAATTACATAAGCAGTATACTTGAGACTCCACCTTAAGTTTTCCAGATTGCTTATGgtcatagaaaaaaaaaaggtcaaatTTATAGATTACATTCCCATCCTTTCTACTGGTTTGACTCCCATTATTGAATGATAAAGATGCATAAGAGACACAACAAATAAAACGGTTTTATGAGCCACAAGTACGACAAATAACATGGATAGTAAAGCATGAAACCAGACAGCAGATAGGTCTCCTATGCCAGGGAGGTAGAGGCATAAGAAGCAAGAACAAGATTTCAACACGTGTTACAAGATATAAAAATCTGCAGTAATAATGGGACTGTTACACAAAAAGGCCAATCAAACTTGACCTGACCACATATCAGTAGAAAAAAGTTTCAACATAGGTCAGTTTGAGCAACCATGAAATATGTTCAGACAGAATATCAAGTGCATAAATGTGTCTTTGGGCATTTGACATAATTCATACACAAACCCACATTTATGTATATGTCTGTATGaacatatatatgtaataaTTGCATAGATACACGTAAACATGGATTCAGACATACATACGCATATACACACGCATAAGAAAATCAATATGAAACATATCTGCCTCCTATGATTTACTAAAATTTGTTTGAGCATCGATGTACAAAGCTCAAAAAGAATACCAAGCATGTGGGTCCGTGCGTATGCACACATGAGTACACACACATCGCCACCTAAGATCTATAAAAATCTGTCAAATCCGGGAGACCCATGTAAATTCATCATGCAGTAAAGCATCATTAAATGGAAGAAGGGCAATTAAAGTAATGTAACCACAAAGcatccccccccccccccccccatcTAACCCTCTGGCTTTATCCAAAATCAATACACACTCAATGAACAAAAATAATGTAGGTTTTTTGTATAAAAATATCACTAGCAGAAAAGAACACAATcagtaaaacaaaaaaacaaacattCCAGGTGAAACAACCAAAAGCTGAAAATCAAAGACAGTAAATCACACTTACTGTTACAGTTTCAACTGAATAGTAACCACGGTCAACATAATCTCCCATGAACAAGTAATTTGTATCTGGACACTGAccagaaaatttgaaagaaaaaaaaaaaaagaaagtataaatgttaggaaaaaaaaagaacagtGAAAAAGAGCTAAAAGAAATAGGAAGTGCAAGAAACAGACAAGCTTAATTGATGAACAAGCAAATTGAGCAAATCAATGCAcctaaaatttttatgaaatagcTAACAatatgcaaatcaatttgAACTCAAGAGAAACTATGGAAGTTATTCTGATTCCGAGTGCATTACATTACATTCCAGGCATAACAGTTCCATCTTACACCATCTCACAAAGTACTGAAAAATCTTTACAACGGAACTATAATTAGATGTGCGTGATAGCTGTGTTCATGATTTATAAATGTTTGTTGAAGACTagacaaaagaaacaaagtaCTAGACGCATTGCAAATAGTTCACAAAAGTTAGCATAACATTTAAAACACAAGATAGCTGCCTCAATCAGAACAATTACCTTCCCTCCAATTCGAAAAAGTTCTGCAAGATCATGAAACTGCCCATGAATATCACCGCATATTGTGACAGGACTTTTGACAGGCTGCATCgcatcaaacaaaaaaacataCAACTCATAGTAAGCCAACAGCAACTGTCACAGGAGCAGGCAAATCATGCATTCATTAAAGTAGTTGAAAGGATCTGGTAGTAAGccttcaaaatgaaaatttaatcaaGAATTTAAGGTCCCCAAGGGGACACCTGACACCCGAACTATAAGAACTTGAGACTTTCAACTTAAAGATCTTAGGTTCGAATCATGGGAATGAGAAGATGGGGTTTATGGGATGGGAGAGACCTACCTATCCAAAGCACAACGGACTTCCATTTGTACCAAAAGCCAAAATAGTATAGGAGTTAAAGATACCTGATGACCATATCAGGAGTTCAAACAACCGGTAGAGACACAGAGAGGTATGAAAGCTGACAATTGCTTTAGAAAGCATTTAAACTTTTGCGGTCCATTCTAGctattcattcttttttttttcttttccctcaGAGTCTTATCAACTATAGAGTGAACCATTTTTATCAAACTATTCTTTTTTGTACCTTACAAGTCATCAGGTAAAGAGAACAAAGATTTTAAAACAACAGACTCAGTACATTTCcttttcaataaaagaaaagacataTTACATCAGTGAAAACAAATCTTCAGCAGTTCCAATCTCAACATAAACCTCTACTAAACCaactaatttttaaacttatatttaagaaaatagaaaagcaTTAGGCAACACAAATatggaaacaaaaaaatgtaaGGATTAATGTGCAAAAATTCAGAAATGCAACACTGCCGATAACAAATAAAGGTTAACAAAATGGACATCACCATTAAAAAATACTATTTCAGGGggaaaaaataatagaaacaAAATAGTAGTGAGAGTCGTGACAGAAGCAATGGATGATAAGGCACACCTGAACATTGCTTTCCTCCATCAGTATCTCCTTAGCCTTGTCGCATAACACCCTAACCTAAATCATAACAAATACAAAGGACAAAATCAggtaacaataaaaaaaaaaagtgaaaaagaaaaagattgtcATCTAAAAAAAGGGAGTGAGAAAACAATGAGTTCAACTAATCCATAAATGACCGTATTAACAAGTATAAAGGCTGTAAAGAAAAGGCTACTCGAAGGTGCAAGGCAAACTAAAGGTGGGAAAAAACACTCAACCAATTGAAGAAAGttgttaatttaaaaaaaaattaataaaaaatttcaaatttgttgTACTTAATGACttcaaacataaatttttcataaactttAAAAAGTTGACTCCATCTCATACCCTAAAGttgactttaaaaaaatttgttgaacTTAATGACTTTAAAACGTTGAAAAAGAAACGTTGACTCCATTCAATAACACCATTACATTCTAGCATGAAGTTCCCGTCATTTCCTTCTCCACAGGAACTTATAAATGGACACTATATCCATAaacatgaaaaagaaacattcattttctgtttttttctcaatcaaaAATACATCCCATGTAAGGACGAAATTtgaagaaacagaaaagaagcCAACAACGGTAAGCCTGTTGGCTTTCGAGGTGCACGCATCAATAAAGGTTTACCTTTGCTAGATTAGTACAGTGCCTTGGCACCAAAACACGCAACTTGACCACACTTAGAAAACTGTCCAAAAAAGGTACAATGCTACAAGCAAGAAATAGATTAATCACAACTCAAATTACGGAACCTTGCCCATTTAAAAGGGACCAAATCCATCTATCTGTGCAAGTATTACTACTTTTGGAGCTAGATGACCAAGGCTTGTTGTGTAAAATCTTTACAGAGAGAAGCACAAGTATAACCAAATGTATTGAATGAGGCAACTGATAACCACAAACATCTCTACCCTCTAACAACATTTCCCCAGGCATTTAATTCGTAGTCTCAAAAACAAATCCTTTAGCCAATTGAGTATGGCTTCCAAACTGTGATAAAATTAAGgaactaaaataattttcctACTACCAAACCAGAAATTCCAGGAAGAGTATACTTTTGTAATGGGAAATGAAAAGCAAGCAAGAAAATTAACAAACAAAATGCATCAATATCAGTAAAAGCAagcaaataaagaaaaaactgATTCTACAAAGatcttatctttctttttttttttcctataaacTCCTCCAGCAAATAAAATGGATCTGGTACAATATCCAGAAAATactgaaagaaaaatggatcGGTGGAAAACGTCACAGATCAAGTCCtaaatcaagaaatttcaaaCAGATCCGTTTCATTTCTGAATGAAAAATAACTACCTCCTGCTCCGATAAGGGCTTGCACTGCATCAGCTGCGAAATCTGTTCGTCCAGGTTCCCATGGGAGTTCGAACTCACCGAAGAATCCATCTCTCTTTAATAATTCCTAAACCTAGATTCCTAAAATTTCCCAAACAATtgttctttttaaaaaaaaaaaaactctaaatttatttcttagaaGAAGAAccaaagaaagagagagaaagagagatttctagttttctgaagagaaaaggaaaagaaaggaagtgGTGGTGAAGAGCCCAATGTTTTTGTgaagacagagagagagagagactgcttcgctttcttctctttttgtttcGATCACTCACTCCTTCTAACAAAAAtcagttttctttctttctttttttttcccctaaTTGAGTGTTTTTCCAAGGTAAAAATGTAAGgggcatttcaaaattgtttttggGTGGAATGTTGGTGTCGTCCAGATTAGCGAGTGGAAATAACGGACCCATCGTAACGGAGGGAAACATGTGGTGGAGGGCTTGGATAAGAGCGTGACAATCACAGTACAAGTAGCGCGCGGGTTGCGATTTGCCTTGTGGCTGTAGATGTGATTGGCTCATCTTAACAAGGATCTTATTGGAATAACAGAAGCTTAGAGATGTACAAGCAATCTTGGGAGAGCTTCGGTGAGATCATAAAATCATGCTCATAATAACTCATAATAAAGTGATAACACAAGTCTTTCTGTTTCATCCAAAAATGGCCTCGTCCCTACAGCATTAATACTACTTCACTAGTATAGTagcaaaatgcaaaaaaaattgCTTAAAATGAaccattttttcatttattaataaaatttatatttgatatgcagataatatataaaaattatacacCACTAAATCGTCCATGATGTcacttcattaaaaaataaatctgaTGTATTATATTGTCATAGTAATGTTTAAAATTTGTGTGGTATCCAGCATGGCACACATGTAGCTTTTCAgttttacattacaaaaatgaaatatcaccaaaaaaaattataaagaaaaataatgaaggaCATATCtctttcatttaattttattcataatttgAGACATATTTACCGTTTGAATTCTTTCTTTATGCTATACTTGAAACTTAATTGGAAGCGGAGAAGATGGATGGATGGGGAATGGGAAATGGGAAATGAAAAGACAGGAGATAAAAAATTGACGTACAAAGATTCGGGAAGTGAAATGAAAGAATGATACTTAATTTATTTGGttcacaaatatatatatatatatattaaaaggattgataaattatatattataatttactaCCACACGGAGTGTAGGTTGCCCTGGGTAATTACTCCTTTTTGATTGATTGGTGCAACAAATAATAAGactaatttaatattatagattatagatatatgtatatgtcaATGTCATAATCTCATTCTTTCTAAACTAACATCACATGTGAAGCCTACACTTTAATACACTTGCATgctttttaatgtaaatttttaagttttcaaactttatcttttaaaataataaataacaatatgataatatgcactatttgaatattaattatttaaattttgaaagatgtgaagttattaaatttatgtgtgtgtgtttttttATAATAGTGCCCTTCATAATTAATTGagaaaactaaatataaattttgtgAACATTTTAACACAAACcaaattgtttttcttaataaaatgACAGATGAggtaataatttaaatttaggaTTCATTTGGTAATCGTAAAATAGCTTATTGGGAAAAAATTTTTCTATGCAAAGTATTTTACAAGaaactttaatattttttactatttgaACAAACTGTTGTAAATATTTTTCGTTGTTTGGGTCATCTTGTGGAATATATTTTCCACCATCActcaatttataaaaattttataaatgccCAACATCTTTATAGATCtgaaaatatcaatatttatcaattgtgtaaaacatttaaaacttaatttttaatattaaaatattatataataagaaattaactaaaaacatatgcatcaatcaaatttaataatcCTACGTAATAAAAACATTCCATTTATaataaaacatattaaaaatatgattaagTATCCCACAAATtcatactatatatataatattaaaaacatCCTACAAATATCCTACAAATATTATCCTCAATAATAAAACCTactatgaatataattaatcaTCCTACATAGACCTACTAGgaatataattaatcaatttacaTTACAGTTActacatatataattaaaagcatCCTACAAATATCCGACATAAGTTCTTCAAATTAGAAAATCTAATCATCATTCCTATGAAACATGAAATTGTTTAGCCAAGCTATTTTTAGATTGTCAATCCTAACCATGTATGTTCTTGCTTGCTTCTCAAGTTtcattaaataatcaaatgcAAATAGAAGAAGTGCTCTTTATGCGCATCTGTATTCATCACTTGAGCATAAACAAGAGCATCATCAATTTTATCATCACTTAGCCTTCTAATAGTAGATGCAATCTCTCCCAAAATTTCTAACATGAATTTAATGTTGTCATCTTCAAAAGGATTATTGCATGATTTTTTGTACCGAGATTGTGGTAATGAAGTTCTCACTGATAAAGATAATTGCCTTCCTTTGATCTCCTCATCAACTTCCTTATCCAAGTCAACAAGCATTGCATCAGCTTCGGTATTATTGTCCAAATCTATATCAgcaaatgatttgaaattatGTTAATAAGGCTAAAATAGTATTTTCAATACTTATATTGTTTCCACACTACttctttgaggaaaaatgagttttaagcataattttgaaatataaaaggTTGGATAATGCGATAGAAATATGAGCATACTTGATGAGTTACACTCACACTTATTCAAGTAGCCTAAAAGAAGGAAGATtgagttaaaagaaaaaaattgtccTTGATTTCCTTGTGCTTAACATAAGTTGACCATTTGAACAATCTTGATTTACATTTTAGAACTTACTTGAATAGTTCACGATGATTGATAATGAGTTTGAAAGTTTTGATTACTTTAATTGCtacttttaaagcaaaatgagcttatatgagaaaaatattgccatcctttaagtttaaaatgatttatgaattgaACAAGTTTGTTTCGTAATGAAAATACTTATGACTTATTCTTATTGGATGTGCATGCTTGCTTGTAAGCTTGAATGGTCATAAGGGTATTTTTGGCACATAATTGTGagatatttgaaaatgacccTTGACATGCATAAACACGATTCATTATGCTCAttacaaatttcaaaaatcatttcaatcctaattgaacaaaattgaataacATTGAGCTCATGATTTTATACATAGCATGTCCAACTCAAATCTTGTATATATGATTTAAGTGCAAAATCTTGGAAAGAGAGATTAAATCTTTCTCGAATGCTTTTCTTGCAAAACCTTTTTGTCCTCTTTGATTGAAAATGAATTactaattctttatttttaatgatatagCATGGTTGAAcaaaacttgatttgatatatttGTATAAATTGCACAAATTCGATGTTGCTAGGTATTTCTCTCATGATTGgtgaaattgattgaaaagGATTTCTAAAGTATGATCTTGAGTGTGATAATTTAACATTGATGGTATTTTTCAAGCAAAGGAATAGATCTATTTGCAATGTTTGACATCCTTAAGATTACAATGATTTCAATAATATATAACTTGAACAATTATaccttgtgttgaaaatgccaTTATATCTTGTTCTTGTTGCAAATGAATGCTTGAATAACCTCCAGGGCATCTTTGTCTATATGTtgaaaaattgttgaaaattttaaatttgatgctTATTATGCTTAAACGTTGTTTAAAATGCTTGTACATTTTATAAGTCATATTCATGCATCATGATGAAAATTGAACATGCTTGAGCATATTAGAGACATAATTCTATAAATGAGCATTTCAACCTTTTAGCACTTGTAAACAGTGAGCaataaaagccaaaatttgagttcacatgtttttcttgaagaatctTTTATCATACATGTCCAAAATGATATTCCAAAcatggttgaaatgaaattctGAATTATTCTCACACAAGTCTATATTTTGAGATCGTTGTACCTTGGAACATTGCaagttttgcattttttttctagctTTTTAATATACAAGGATCAAGCATAATCAACTCTTAAGCATAGCTAGTCAACTATTGGAgaacaaaatgcaaaaaaaaaaaaaaaattactgcTGGAATGATAAAAAGTCAACCCCAATGATATGTAGTTGATTCTTGAGTGCCCTAAAGTCAAAATAGATAGGTTTTGAGTTCCAAAATGTCTTCTTACTTTACTTCTTGTCTATTGTAATATTTTCTTCCATGAACTTCCTTTTCAAAGATGATTCTTGACTCTTAAAAACATGCATTATGAATACTTTCATGATCATTTGGTGCAAGCACATATTATTGAAATAGCAAGACTTGTTGAAAAATGGGAAATCCTTTTTGATTACTTAAATCTATCTATTCTCATGCATAACACTCATATTGATTCCATAAATCGTCATGTGCTTACATTGAAAAATCATGTCTTGAGAAATGAACTGTTCATGTTCTTATGTTGAAAAATCTTTACAATGAATTATAAgatcaattcttgaaatatgCTCTATGATTGTGCTTCAATGATTGTTTCAAGATTGATTCTTTGATTATACTTATGAAATTGATCATGATGAACTTGTTGAActtcatgaaaataaattttggttCATCTATTATATTGGTCAAGATGCATGCTTAcgtgatttttcattttgcttgaccttaaggtttgaagtctaaaacttGACTTAAGCTatgcatttgaatatgaatgtAATTGTCAAGTTTGACCATGACATATATTGTGAGT from Theobroma cacao cultivar B97-61/B2 chromosome 9, Criollo_cocoa_genome_V2, whole genome shotgun sequence harbors:
- the LOC18589621 gene encoding serine/threonine-protein phosphatase PP2A-2 catalytic subunit, with product MDSSVSSNSHGNLDEQISQLMQCKPLSEQEVRVLCDKAKEILMEESNVQPVKSPVTICGDIHGQFHDLAELFRIGGKCPDTNYLFMGDYVDRGYYSVETVTLLVALKVRYPQRITILRGNHESRQITQVYGFYDECLRKYGNANVWKIFTDLFDYFPLTALVESEIFCLHGGLSPSIETLDNIRNFDRVQEVPHEGPMCDLLWSDPDDRCGWGISPRGAGYTFGQDISEQFNHTNNLKLIARAHQLVMEGYNWGHEQKVVTIFSAPNYCYRCGNMASILEVDDCKGHTFIQFEPAPRRGEPDVTRRTPDYFL